In Micromonospora sp. LH3U1, one genomic interval encodes:
- a CDS encoding alpha/beta fold hydrolase has translation MGYLRIGDVDLYSEVAGEGDPVLLLHGGFCSLESMRSQADALLPDHRVFAFERPGHGRSADIDGEYGYARGVADTLAYLDAVDLESAHIVGYSDGAIIGLLLALDHPARVRSLTAISANLHPSAFTDSAAPVLEALEKEQKPDVERMHYERLSPDGPGHADVVLAKLFRLWRSEPHIEPDELVRIAAPVLVMSGDRDTIPPGHSLLIAASIPGAQLCIVPGTTHNLIAERPELVGALIRTFVEQSADQGRERRSSQTK, from the coding sequence ATGGGCTACCTTCGGATCGGCGATGTCGACCTGTATTCGGAAGTCGCCGGCGAGGGCGATCCCGTCCTTCTGCTGCACGGCGGCTTCTGCTCCCTTGAGTCGATGCGTTCGCAGGCCGACGCGCTCCTGCCGGATCACCGGGTGTTCGCCTTCGAGCGTCCCGGGCACGGCCGGTCGGCCGACATCGACGGGGAGTACGGGTACGCGCGCGGGGTTGCCGACACGCTGGCCTACCTCGATGCCGTCGACCTCGAATCGGCGCACATCGTCGGCTACAGCGACGGCGCGATCATCGGGCTGCTGCTCGCCCTCGACCACCCGGCGCGGGTGCGCTCGCTGACCGCCATCAGCGCCAACCTTCATCCGTCGGCGTTCACGGATTCAGCCGCCCCCGTGCTCGAGGCGCTCGAAAAGGAGCAGAAGCCGGACGTCGAGCGGATGCACTATGAACGCCTGTCGCCGGACGGGCCGGGGCATGCGGACGTCGTACTCGCCAAGCTGTTCCGCCTCTGGCGGAGCGAACCGCACATCGAGCCGGACGAACTCGTCCGGATCGCGGCGCCGGTGCTCGTCATGTCGGGCGATCGTGACACGATCCCGCCCGGCCACAGCCTTCTCATCGCCGCGTCGATCCCCGGCGCGCAGTTGTGCATCGTGCCGGGTACCACGCATAACCTCATCGCCGAGCGTCCTGAGTTGGTCGGCGCGCTCATCCGTACCTTCGTGGAGCAGTCCGCCGATCAGGGACGTGAACGACGCAGCAGCCAGACGAAATAG
- a CDS encoding dioxygenase family protein, which yields MRHDQERKPGPMYEGRPLDRPEEDVVDQGLGFDLGTLMGRRQLLRAFGLGTVTVGLAACGNGSGGSSSSSTASSSASAGGTTGEIPDETAGPYPGDGSNGPDVLEQSGVVRSDIRSSFGETNGTAEGVPMTLELTIQDLANGGGAFAGAAVYVWHCDREGRYSLYSEGVEDQNYLRGVQIADAQGKVRFTSIFPACYTGRWPHIHFEVYTDQAGISDSTKAIATSQVALPKDVSDKVYAEKGYEASVRNLAQVSLQNDNVFGDDGGALQLGTVTGDVTRGYAVSLAVRVDTATIPTGGGGPGGGGPSGTPPQPGGPGGPGGAGEPGGRPPVQPRSSGTA from the coding sequence ATGCGGCACGACCAGGAGCGCAAGCCGGGACCGATGTACGAGGGCCGCCCGCTGGACCGGCCCGAGGAGGATGTCGTCGATCAGGGCCTCGGCTTCGACCTCGGCACCCTGATGGGCCGCCGGCAGTTGCTGCGGGCCTTCGGCCTGGGCACCGTTACTGTCGGCCTCGCGGCGTGCGGGAACGGGTCGGGCGGTAGTTCGTCCTCGTCGACGGCGTCCTCGTCGGCTTCCGCAGGCGGCACGACCGGTGAGATTCCCGACGAGACGGCCGGCCCCTACCCGGGTGACGGCTCGAACGGCCCCGACGTTCTGGAGCAGAGCGGTGTCGTCCGCAGCGACATCCGGTCGAGCTTCGGCGAGACGAACGGCACCGCCGAGGGTGTCCCCATGACGCTCGAATTGACGATCCAGGACCTGGCGAATGGCGGCGGAGCCTTCGCTGGAGCGGCCGTCTATGTCTGGCACTGTGACCGTGAAGGTCGCTACTCGCTGTATTCCGAGGGTGTCGAGGACCAGAACTACCTCCGCGGCGTGCAGATCGCCGACGCCCAGGGGAAGGTACGGTTCACCAGCATCTTCCCGGCCTGTTACACCGGTCGCTGGCCGCACATCCATTTCGAGGTCTACACCGACCAGGCCGGCATCAGCGATTCCACGAAAGCCATCGCCACCTCCCAGGTTGCCCTGCCCAAGGATGTCAGCGACAAGGTGTACGCCGAGAAGGGCTACGAAGCGTCGGTCCGGAACCTCGCACAGGTCTCCCTGCAGAACGACAACGTCTTCGGTGACGACGGCGGAGCGCTGCAGCTTGGCACCGTGACCGGTGACGTCACTCGCGGCTACGCCGTCTCCCTGGCCGTGCGGGTCGATACGGCCACCATCCCGACCGGTGGCGGCGGCCCCGGCGGTGGCGGCCCGTCCGGCACGCCTCCGCAGCCCGGCGGACCCGGAGGACCCGGGGGAGCCGGAGAACCCGGCGGGCGCCCGCCGGTGCAGCCTCGCTCGAGCGGCACAGCCTGA
- a CDS encoding GlxA family transcriptional regulator: MHTVVVLALPDAIAFDMATPIETFGRVRLPDGRPGYRLVVAGHEPSVQAGPLRLAVDEKLDAVARADLVVVPGRNDPLQPSPPAVLEALRAGAARGTRIASICVGAFTLAEAGLLDGRDATTHWLAADELARRHPAVRMNPDVLYTDNGSILTSAGAASGLDLCLHIVQRDYGTAVAADAARLAVAPLHRPGGQAQYIVRNRATYRTSTLERALSWIEANAHRDLTLADIAAAAGLSVRTLTRRFKDETGQSPMQWVSGVRIRHAQDLLETTDHTVDRIAAQTGFPTTSNFRSQFGQLLGVTPGAYRKVFRPQPLGV; the protein is encoded by the coding sequence ATGCACACCGTCGTCGTGCTTGCGCTCCCAGATGCGATTGCCTTCGATATGGCCACTCCGATTGAAACCTTCGGGCGTGTGCGCCTACCGGACGGCCGTCCGGGCTACCGGCTCGTCGTCGCCGGCCACGAGCCGTCCGTCCAGGCCGGTCCGCTGCGCTTGGCTGTTGATGAGAAGTTGGACGCGGTCGCGCGCGCGGACCTCGTCGTCGTGCCAGGCAGAAACGACCCGTTGCAGCCGTCGCCACCCGCTGTTCTCGAAGCACTGCGGGCCGGAGCGGCGCGCGGCACGCGAATCGCGTCGATCTGCGTCGGCGCGTTCACGCTGGCCGAGGCAGGCCTGCTCGACGGCCGCGACGCGACGACCCACTGGCTCGCCGCGGACGAGCTCGCGCGAAGGCATCCCGCTGTCCGGATGAACCCCGACGTGCTCTACACGGACAACGGGAGCATCCTGACGTCCGCCGGAGCCGCTTCCGGTCTCGACCTGTGCCTGCACATCGTCCAGCGCGATTACGGGACGGCCGTCGCGGCAGACGCCGCCCGCCTTGCCGTCGCGCCGCTGCACCGGCCGGGAGGGCAGGCTCAGTACATCGTTCGGAACCGCGCCACCTACCGGACATCGACTCTGGAACGAGCGCTCTCCTGGATTGAGGCAAACGCGCACCGTGACCTCACCCTCGCGGACATCGCCGCCGCAGCCGGCCTGAGTGTGCGCACGCTGACACGTCGATTCAAGGACGAGACAGGGCAAAGCCCTATGCAGTGGGTTTCGGGGGTACGCATCCGTCACGCGCAGGACCTGCTTGAAACTACCGACCACACCGTCGATCGGATCGCTGCCCAGACCGGCTTCCCTACGACGAGCAACTTCCGTTCCCAGTTCGGACAACTCCTCGGCGTCACACCGGGCGCGTACCGGAAGGTTTTCCGTCCGCAGCCTTTGGGGGTGTGA
- a CDS encoding DJ-1/PfpI family protein has protein sequence MTQSRVQFVLFDGFDPLDVIAPFEVLTAGSDLLGGAFAVELVSASGPGVVRSGNPQITLTATATLDPETPGYVVVPGAVGPVHGDPDAGDETIPVLLGRFASSAAMPLIRRALDNPDITVAAFCGGSLALAMAGLLEGRTATTHLLGIDLLDATGVNVVRARVVDDGNLISGGGVTSGLDVALYLLERDFGSQTAHAVEELFEYERRGTTWKTTGQPAV, from the coding sequence ATGACTCAATCCCGCGTCCAGTTCGTGCTCTTCGACGGGTTCGATCCCCTGGACGTCATCGCCCCGTTCGAGGTGCTCACCGCCGGAAGCGACCTCCTCGGTGGCGCGTTCGCGGTTGAGCTCGTCAGCGCGAGTGGTCCCGGCGTGGTGCGATCCGGCAACCCACAGATCACCCTGACAGCCACCGCCACGCTCGACCCGGAGACACCCGGCTACGTGGTTGTCCCAGGGGCAGTCGGCCCCGTCCATGGAGACCCAGACGCCGGAGACGAGACCATCCCCGTACTCCTGGGCCGGTTCGCTTCGAGCGCCGCGATGCCCCTCATCCGCCGCGCGCTCGACAACCCGGACATCACCGTCGCGGCCTTCTGCGGGGGATCACTCGCACTCGCGATGGCCGGTCTCCTCGAAGGCCGCACCGCGACCACGCACCTGCTCGGCATCGACCTGCTCGATGCCACGGGAGTGAACGTCGTCCGCGCTCGCGTGGTGGACGACGGCAACCTCATCAGTGGCGGCGGTGTTACTTCGGGCCTCGACGTGGCCCTCTACCTGCTCGAGCGTGACTTCGGCTCCCAAACCGCGCACGCGGTCGAGGAGCTATTCGAGTACGAGCGTCGCGGAACCACCTGGAAGACCACGGGTCAGCCTGCGGTCTGA
- a CDS encoding SDR family NAD(P)-dependent oxidoreductase — MTSDTTHTTFGAHSTTGDVLAGIDLTGKTAVVTGGYSGLGLATTLALTQAGARVVVPALRPDAAKQALAGVAGVEVDQLDLADLASVRAFTERFLRIHSALDILIASAGIMACPETRVGPGWEAQFAINHLGHYALANLLWPALTAPGTARVVSVASGRNPSWRIRWDDVQFGRGYDKWEAYTQSKLANVLFARHLDLLGRPHRVRAFSVSPGWILTPLQRHLGVEEMAAAGWIDADGTPTPGLFKTVEQGAATQVWAATSPHLDANGGGYCVDCHLTDGSPTDSREAARLWALSADLTGLNLID, encoded by the coding sequence ATGACCAGCGACACGACCCACACCACGTTCGGCGCCCACAGCACGACCGGAGACGTCCTCGCCGGAATCGACCTCACCGGCAAGACCGCTGTCGTCACGGGCGGCTACTCCGGCCTCGGTCTCGCCACGACCCTCGCGCTCACCCAAGCCGGGGCTCGGGTCGTCGTCCCAGCGCTCAGGCCGGACGCAGCGAAGCAGGCGCTCGCCGGCGTAGCCGGGGTCGAGGTCGACCAGCTCGATCTCGCCGACCTCGCCTCCGTCCGCGCGTTCACCGAACGGTTCCTACGCATCCACTCCGCCCTCGACATCCTGATCGCGAGTGCCGGAATCATGGCCTGCCCGGAGACACGGGTAGGACCCGGCTGGGAAGCGCAGTTCGCGATCAACCACCTCGGTCACTACGCGCTGGCGAACCTGCTGTGGCCCGCGCTCACCGCGCCCGGCACGGCTCGGGTCGTCTCGGTCGCCTCCGGCCGCAACCCGTCGTGGCGTATCCGGTGGGACGACGTGCAGTTTGGGCGCGGCTACGACAAGTGGGAGGCCTACACCCAGTCCAAGCTCGCGAACGTCCTGTTCGCCCGCCACCTCGACCTGCTCGGCAGACCGCACCGCGTCCGCGCCTTCTCCGTCAGCCCCGGCTGGATCCTCACTCCCCTGCAACGGCACCTTGGAGTCGAGGAGATGGCCGCCGCCGGCTGGATCGACGCGGACGGGACTCCTACGCCGGGCCTGTTCAAGACCGTCGAGCAAGGCGCGGCGACCCAAGTCTGGGCCGCCACGTCGCCCCACCTCGACGCGAACGGCGGCGGCTACTGCGTGGACTGCCACCTCACCGACGGCAGCCCCACCGACAGCAGGGAGGCAGCTCGCCTCTGGGCGCTATCGGCCGACCTGACGGGCCTCAATCTCATCGACTGA
- a CDS encoding MerR family transcriptional regulator: MTDRGLSIGQVAQRTGLSVHALRLYEREGLLASEVQRDGSGRRVYSAWDVEWLANCVKFRASGMPLTTISRLAQLVREGSGNEAERLELLREHQRYITEQLAQLSDCLELVNVKVASYEQHLATGASGDPWQQQPRPAPKEHRHQMG, translated from the coding sequence ATGACGGACAGGGGCCTGAGCATCGGCCAGGTGGCGCAGCGCACCGGGTTGAGCGTGCACGCCCTGCGGCTCTACGAGCGTGAGGGTTTGTTAGCCAGCGAGGTGCAGCGCGACGGGTCCGGCAGGCGCGTCTACAGTGCCTGGGACGTCGAGTGGCTGGCGAACTGCGTGAAGTTCCGGGCCTCCGGGATGCCGCTCACGACGATCAGCCGCCTGGCCCAGCTCGTCCGCGAGGGCAGCGGCAACGAGGCCGAACGGCTCGAGCTGCTCCGCGAACACCAGCGCTACATCACCGAGCAGCTCGCGCAGCTGAGCGACTGCCTCGAACTCGTCAACGTCAAAGTGGCCAGCTACGAACAACACCTTGCCACCGGCGCCTCCGGAGATCCCTGGCAACAGCAACCCCGGCCCGCACCGAAAGAGCACAGACACCAGATGGGCTGA